A single Klebsiella variicola DNA region contains:
- the kefC gene encoding glutathione-regulated potassium-efflux system protein KefC, which yields MDSHTLIQALIYLGAAALIVPIAVRLGLGSVLGYLIAGCIIGPWGLRLVTDAEAILHFAEIGVVLMLFVIGLELDPQRLWKLRASVFGGGALQMVACGVLIGLFCMLLGLRWQVAELIGMTLALSSTAIAMQAMNERNLTVSQMGRSAFAVLLFQDIAAIPLVAMIPLLAASGGATSLVAFALSALKVAAALALVVALGRYLTRPLLRFVARSGLREVFSAVALFLVFGFGLLLEEVGLSMAMGAFLAGVLLASSEYRHALESDIEPFKGLLLGLFFIGVGMSIDFGTLVTHPLRIVILLVGFLAIKMLMLWLIARPLGVPRAQRRWFAVLLGQGSEFAFVVFGAARMADVLDGEWAKALTLAVALSMAATPVLLVLLTRLEKSASGQARDADEIDEEQPRVIVAGFGRFGQIAGRLLLSSGVKMVILDHDPDHVDTLRKFDMKVFYGDATRVDLLESAGAEKAEVLINAIDDPHVSLELVERVKEHFPHLQIISRARDVDHYIKLRQAGVEAPERETFEAALKSGRMTLEALGLGAYEARERADLFRRFNLQMVEEMVAMAENDAASRVAVFKRTSDMLTGIINEDRHHLSLVQRHGWQGTEEGRHTGDIADEPENKPSA from the coding sequence ATGGATAGCCATACGCTGATACAAGCGCTGATTTACCTGGGCGCCGCGGCGCTGATTGTGCCCATCGCCGTCCGCCTGGGGCTGGGGTCGGTGCTGGGCTATCTGATCGCTGGCTGTATTATCGGCCCGTGGGGGCTGCGGCTGGTGACTGACGCCGAGGCGATTCTGCACTTTGCCGAGATCGGCGTGGTGCTGATGCTGTTCGTCATTGGTCTGGAGCTGGATCCGCAGCGGCTGTGGAAGCTACGCGCCTCGGTGTTCGGCGGCGGCGCGCTGCAGATGGTGGCCTGCGGGGTATTGATCGGTCTGTTCTGCATGCTGCTGGGCCTGCGCTGGCAGGTGGCCGAGCTGATAGGCATGACGCTGGCGCTCTCTTCCACAGCCATTGCGATGCAGGCGATGAATGAGCGCAATCTGACGGTGTCGCAGATGGGGCGGAGCGCCTTCGCGGTGCTGCTGTTCCAGGATATCGCGGCGATCCCATTGGTGGCGATGATCCCCCTGCTGGCGGCCAGCGGCGGCGCCACCTCGCTGGTGGCGTTTGCCCTCTCCGCGCTGAAGGTGGCCGCGGCGCTGGCGCTGGTGGTGGCCCTGGGGCGCTATCTGACCCGTCCGCTGCTGCGCTTTGTCGCCCGTTCCGGCCTGCGCGAAGTGTTCAGCGCCGTGGCGCTGTTCCTGGTCTTCGGCTTTGGATTGCTGCTGGAGGAAGTCGGGCTGTCGATGGCGATGGGGGCGTTTCTCGCCGGGGTGCTGCTGGCCAGCTCCGAGTATCGTCATGCGCTGGAGAGCGATATCGAGCCGTTTAAAGGGCTGCTGCTGGGGCTGTTCTTTATCGGCGTCGGCATGTCGATTGACTTCGGCACTCTCGTGACCCATCCGCTGCGTATCGTTATTTTGCTGGTCGGTTTCCTGGCGATAAAAATGCTGATGCTGTGGCTTATCGCCAGGCCGCTGGGCGTGCCACGCGCCCAGCGCCGCTGGTTTGCGGTGCTGCTGGGGCAGGGAAGCGAGTTCGCGTTTGTGGTCTTTGGCGCCGCGCGGATGGCGGATGTGCTGGACGGCGAATGGGCTAAGGCGCTGACCCTGGCGGTGGCGCTGTCGATGGCGGCAACGCCGGTCTTGCTGGTCCTGCTGACCCGTCTGGAGAAATCGGCCAGCGGCCAGGCGCGGGATGCTGACGAGATTGATGAAGAGCAGCCGCGGGTGATTGTTGCCGGCTTTGGCCGCTTCGGGCAGATTGCCGGGCGACTGTTGCTCTCCAGCGGGGTGAAGATGGTTATCCTCGATCACGACCCGGATCATGTTGATACCTTGCGCAAATTTGATATGAAGGTTTTCTACGGCGATGCCACCCGGGTCGACCTGCTGGAATCGGCCGGCGCCGAAAAGGCGGAAGTACTGATCAATGCCATAGACGATCCGCACGTCAGCCTTGAGCTGGTGGAGAGGGTAAAAGAGCATTTTCCGCATCTGCAGATCATCTCCCGCGCCCGCGATGTCGATCATTACATTAAGCTGCGCCAGGCTGGCGTCGAGGCGCCGGAGCGTGAAACCTTCGAGGCGGCGCTGAAGTCCGGCCGAATGACGCTGGAGGCGCTGGGACTCGGCGCCTATGAAGCCCGCGAGCGGGCCGATCTGTTCCGTCGCTTCAACCTGCAGATGGTCGAAGAGATGGTGGCGATGGCGGAAAACGACGCGGCGTCGCGGGTGGCGGTCTTCAAGCGGACCAGCGATATGCTCACCGGCATCATCAACGAAGATCGTCATCATCTGTCGCTGGTGCAGCGTCACGGCTGGCAGGGGACGGAAGAGGGCAGGCACACCGGGGATATTGCCGATGAGCCGGAAAATAAGCCCTCAGCCTGA
- the kefF gene encoding glutathione-regulated potassium-efflux system oxidoreductase KefF, protein MILIIYAHPYPQHSHANKRMLEQAGTLEGVEIRSLYQLYPDFNIDVAAEQAALARADLVIWQHPMQWYSVPPLLKLWMDKVLAHGWAYGHNGIALRGKSLMWAVTTGGGESHFDIGSFPGFPVLAQPLQATALYCGMKWLPPFAMHCTFICDDETLQAQARHYRQRLIDWQEAHQNG, encoded by the coding sequence ATGATTCTGATAATTTATGCGCATCCTTATCCGCAGCATTCTCATGCGAATAAGCGAATGCTTGAACAGGCAGGGACGCTTGAAGGCGTAGAGATACGCTCCCTCTATCAACTCTATCCCGACTTTAATATCGATGTCGCCGCCGAGCAGGCGGCGCTGGCCCGTGCCGATCTGGTTATCTGGCAGCACCCTATGCAGTGGTACAGCGTACCGCCGCTGCTCAAGCTGTGGATGGACAAAGTGTTGGCGCACGGCTGGGCCTATGGTCACAACGGTATTGCCCTGCGCGGTAAATCGCTGATGTGGGCGGTGACCACCGGCGGCGGTGAAAGCCACTTCGACATCGGCTCATTCCCCGGTTTTCCGGTGCTGGCGCAGCCGTTGCAGGCAACCGCGCTTTACTGCGGAATGAAATGGCTGCCGCCGTTCGCCATGCACTGCACTTTTATCTGCGATGACGAAACGCTGCAGGCGCAAGCCCGCCATTATCGTCAACGCTTAATCGACTGGCAGGAGGCACACCAGAATGGATAG
- a CDS encoding MFS transporter encodes MNEKIPSTRWLRIIVPVLIACIMSFMDRVNISFALPGGMEADLGITSQMAGVASGIFFIGYLFLQIPGGRIAVNGSGKKFIAWSLVAWAIVSVATGFVTHQYQLLVLRFILGVSEGGMLPVVLTMVSNWFPEKELGRANAFVMMFAPLGGMLTAPVSGAIIAALDWRWLFIIEGLLSLVVLVVWWFMISDRPQEAHWLPARERDYLVTTLAAERAAKQAEAPVSKAPVKDVFGNAGLMKLVILNFFYQTGDYGYTLWLPTILKGLTGGNMASVGFLAVLPFVATLAGIYVISLFSDHSGKRRLWVRFSLYSFAAALVASVVLRDHMVAAYIALVICGFFLKSATSPFWSMPGRIASPEVAGSARGVINGLGNLGGFCGPYLVGVMMYLYGQNVAVCALAGSLIIAGTMTFLLPKQCDLVDSDSDVAIKKQPRNA; translated from the coding sequence ATGAACGAGAAAATTCCCAGCACCCGTTGGCTGCGTATCATTGTGCCGGTGTTAATTGCCTGTATTATGTCATTTATGGACCGGGTTAATATTAGCTTTGCCCTGCCAGGCGGCATGGAGGCCGATTTAGGCATTACCAGCCAAATGGCCGGCGTGGCCAGTGGTATCTTTTTTATTGGTTATTTATTTTTGCAAATTCCCGGTGGGCGAATTGCGGTTAACGGCAGCGGTAAAAAATTTATTGCCTGGTCGCTGGTAGCCTGGGCTATCGTTTCCGTGGCGACAGGGTTTGTGACTCATCAATATCAACTGCTGGTGCTGCGATTTATTCTCGGGGTTTCGGAAGGGGGAATGCTGCCGGTAGTGCTGACCATGGTCAGCAATTGGTTTCCGGAAAAAGAGCTGGGTCGCGCGAACGCGTTTGTGATGATGTTTGCCCCGCTCGGCGGCATGCTCACCGCGCCGGTCTCCGGCGCCATTATTGCGGCGCTTGACTGGCGCTGGCTGTTTATCATCGAAGGGCTGTTGTCGCTGGTGGTGCTGGTCGTGTGGTGGTTTATGATCAGTGACCGTCCGCAAGAGGCCCACTGGTTGCCCGCCCGCGAGCGTGACTATCTGGTGACCACCCTGGCCGCCGAGCGTGCGGCGAAGCAGGCAGAAGCCCCTGTCAGCAAGGCCCCGGTGAAGGATGTGTTTGGTAATGCCGGACTGATGAAGCTGGTGATCCTCAATTTTTTCTACCAGACCGGGGATTATGGCTACACGCTGTGGCTGCCGACCATTCTGAAGGGGTTAACCGGCGGCAACATGGCCAGCGTTGGCTTCCTGGCGGTGCTGCCGTTTGTCGCCACGCTGGCCGGGATCTATGTTATTTCGTTGTTCAGCGACCACAGCGGTAAGCGTCGTCTGTGGGTTCGCTTCTCGCTCTACAGTTTTGCGGCAGCGCTGGTGGCGTCGGTGGTGCTGCGCGACCACATGGTGGCGGCCTATATCGCGCTGGTGATCTGCGGCTTCTTTCTCAAATCGGCTACCAGTCCGTTCTGGTCGATGCCGGGGCGTATCGCTTCGCCGGAGGTGGCGGGCAGCGCACGCGGGGTGATCAATGGTCTGGGCAATCTCGGCGGATTCTGTGGCCCCTATCTGGTGGGCGTGATGATGTATCTCTACGGCCAGAATGTGGCGGTCTGCGCCCTGGCCGGTTCGTTGATTATCGCCGGCACAATGACCTTTCTGCTACCGAAGCAATGCGATCTGGTCGACAGCGATTCTGATGTGGCGATCAAGAAGCAACCCCGAAATGCGTAA
- a CDS encoding 2-hydroxyacid dehydrogenase, whose protein sequence is MKSVIPRAVLLVAPVIETLQLQLAEHFPLLRLYEQDDPIAFLREQGENIAVVVTRGDVGVANSVLELLPQAGLIAIFGVGTDAVDLAYARSRQIAVTITSGVLTNDVADLAMGLLLAGSRQLCQGDRFVREGRWLSGGMPLATQVSGKRIGLLGMGNIGQAIARRARGFDMQVLYTDRKKIAGLDYQWCADLHILAHESDFLVIAASGGEANRGIIDASVFNVMPAHAWLINIARGSLVDEKALIHALQNGVIAGAGLDVFEQEPQVPAALIALDNVVLQPHVASATQETRQKMSEVVFANVAAWFAGAALPNAID, encoded by the coding sequence ATGAAGAGTGTTATTCCCCGCGCCGTCCTTTTAGTGGCCCCCGTAATTGAAACCCTGCAGCTGCAGCTGGCGGAGCATTTCCCGCTGCTGCGTCTCTACGAGCAGGACGATCCGATCGCCTTTCTGCGTGAACAAGGAGAGAACATTGCCGTCGTGGTCACTCGCGGCGACGTCGGCGTAGCAAACAGCGTCCTTGAGTTGCTGCCTCAGGCTGGGCTGATTGCCATCTTCGGCGTCGGTACCGATGCGGTGGATCTGGCGTATGCCCGCTCGCGGCAAATTGCCGTCACCATCACCTCCGGGGTGTTGACGAATGATGTCGCTGACCTGGCGATGGGGCTGCTGCTGGCCGGTTCCCGTCAGCTCTGTCAGGGCGATCGCTTTGTCCGCGAGGGACGCTGGCTGAGCGGTGGTATGCCGTTGGCGACTCAGGTCAGCGGGAAGCGTATCGGCCTGCTGGGTATGGGGAATATTGGCCAGGCGATCGCCCGCCGGGCGCGGGGTTTTGATATGCAGGTGCTGTATACCGACCGTAAAAAGATAGCGGGCCTCGATTATCAGTGGTGTGCCGACCTGCATATCCTGGCGCATGAGAGCGATTTTCTGGTGATTGCCGCATCCGGCGGCGAGGCGAACCGCGGCATCATCGACGCCTCGGTGTTTAACGTGATGCCGGCGCATGCCTGGCTTATCAATATTGCCCGCGGTTCGCTGGTGGATGAAAAGGCGTTGATCCACGCGTTACAAAACGGCGTTATCGCCGGGGCCGGGCTCGATGTTTTCGAACAGGAACCCCAGGTCCCGGCGGCGCTGATCGCCCTCGATAACGTGGTGCTGCAGCCGCATGTCGCCAGCGCCACGCAGGAAACACGACAGAAAATGAGCGAAGTGGTTTTTGCTAACGTCGCCGCCTGGTTTGCCGGCGCAGCGCTGCCAAACGCTATCGATTAA
- a CDS encoding LacI family DNA-binding transcriptional regulator has product MKAQRITLHDIAELAGVTKMTVSRYLRTPEKVKPETAERIASVIAEIGYQPDPDNPAMTSVAVPRIGVLIPSFHNQIFADLLAGIESVAAGHGYQTLVVNYDYDRQREEEQIAAVLAFNVKGLLLTESVHSLRADKYLNAAKIPIAEVMGLAENPGRINVGFDNFQAGFDMTTMLLASGKRRIIYFGSMSDVRDEQRYLGYCRAMESAGLAVGRIAPNKVSSVSIGTGMMTLARQMYADMDGILCTNDDLAVGVLQECLASGISVPQELAIAGFHGLEIGQIVSPRLASVLTPRFEMGKVATEILIKKIKGLPTIEKVDLHYRLSMGETI; this is encoded by the coding sequence ATGAAAGCACAACGCATTACTCTCCATGATATTGCCGAGCTGGCTGGCGTAACCAAGATGACCGTTAGCCGCTATTTGCGCACCCCGGAAAAGGTGAAACCGGAGACGGCGGAGCGTATTGCCAGCGTGATAGCGGAGATCGGCTATCAGCCCGACCCGGATAATCCGGCGATGACCAGCGTCGCCGTGCCGCGGATTGGCGTACTCATTCCCTCCTTTCATAATCAAATTTTTGCCGATCTGCTGGCCGGCATCGAATCTGTTGCCGCCGGGCATGGTTACCAGACGCTGGTGGTGAATTACGACTACGATCGCCAGCGTGAAGAGGAGCAGATTGCCGCCGTGCTGGCGTTTAATGTGAAAGGACTGCTGCTGACCGAGTCGGTGCACTCCCTGCGGGCGGACAAGTATCTGAATGCCGCGAAGATCCCGATCGCCGAAGTGATGGGGCTGGCGGAGAATCCAGGACGCATCAACGTCGGATTCGATAACTTCCAGGCCGGCTTCGATATGACCACCATGCTGCTGGCCAGCGGTAAACGACGGATCATCTACTTCGGCTCGATGTCCGACGTCCGCGACGAGCAGCGTTATCTGGGCTACTGTCGGGCGATGGAGAGTGCCGGGCTGGCGGTGGGGCGCATTGCGCCGAATAAAGTCTCGTCGGTTTCCATTGGCACCGGCATGATGACCCTGGCGCGGCAAATGTACGCCGATATGGACGGTATCCTGTGCACTAATGACGACCTGGCGGTGGGCGTGTTACAGGAGTGCCTGGCATCCGGTATCAGCGTGCCCCAGGAGCTGGCTATCGCGGGCTTTCATGGCCTGGAGATTGGCCAGATCGTCTCTCCCCGGCTGGCCAGCGTCCTGACGCCGCGCTTCGAGATGGGTAAGGTGGCGACAGAGATTTTAATAAAGAAAATCAAAGGACTGCCCACCATTGAAAAGGTGGATCTCCACTACCGCCTGTCGATGGGCGAAACGATTTAA
- the idnO gene encoding gluconate 5-dehydrogenase produces the protein MNDLFSLQGKRILITGAGQGIGFVMAQGLAQYGAEIIINDLSAPRADDAVMKLRDEGATAHAAVFNVTDAEAVEEAIANIEAHLGPIDVLFNNAGIQRRHPFTEFPVQEWNDVISVNQTAVFLVSQAVAKRMVDRQQGKIINICSMQSELGRDTITPYAAAKGAVKMLTRGMCVELARHNIQVNGIAPGYFNTAMTRTLVEDKAFTDWLCKRTPAARWGDPQELVGAAVFLSSNASNFVNGHLLFVDGGMLVAV, from the coding sequence ATGAACGATCTTTTCAGCTTACAAGGTAAACGCATTTTAATTACGGGCGCAGGACAGGGGATCGGTTTTGTCATGGCTCAGGGTCTGGCGCAATATGGCGCAGAAATCATTATTAATGACCTTTCTGCCCCGCGAGCGGACGATGCGGTGATGAAGCTCCGCGACGAAGGCGCCACCGCCCATGCTGCGGTATTTAACGTGACCGATGCCGAGGCCGTTGAAGAAGCCATTGCCAATATCGAAGCGCATCTTGGCCCGATTGACGTGTTATTCAATAACGCCGGGATCCAGCGCCGCCACCCGTTTACCGAATTCCCGGTGCAGGAATGGAATGACGTGATTTCAGTTAACCAGACGGCGGTATTTCTCGTCTCTCAGGCCGTCGCGAAGCGCATGGTTGACCGCCAGCAGGGAAAAATCATCAATATCTGCTCCATGCAGAGCGAGCTGGGGCGCGACACCATCACCCCCTACGCCGCCGCCAAAGGCGCGGTGAAGATGCTAACCCGCGGAATGTGCGTTGAGCTGGCGCGGCACAACATTCAGGTCAACGGCATTGCCCCGGGCTACTTTAATACGGCGATGACCCGGACGCTGGTTGAGGATAAGGCGTTTACCGACTGGTTATGCAAACGCACCCCTGCCGCCCGCTGGGGCGATCCGCAGGAGCTGGTCGGCGCTGCCGTCTTTTTATCGTCAAACGCGTCGAATTTCGTCAACGGCCATCTGCTGTTCGTTGACGGCGGCATGCTGGTCGCGGTCTGA
- a CDS encoding gluconokinase, whose protein sequence is MAGQCIILMGVSGTGKSTVGQALAHALGAKFIDGDDLHPRNNIVKMATSQPLNDEDRQPWLTRIADVIFSLEQKNESGVLVCSALKKRYRDRLREGNAKLRFLWLTGDYDCILQRMRQRKGHFMPEALLRSQFAALETPDASESDVLAVDITPDIASIVAHSLTLLHSQQPQRIPA, encoded by the coding sequence ATGGCAGGACAATGCATTATTTTGATGGGCGTCTCCGGAACCGGCAAATCCACCGTCGGTCAGGCATTGGCCCACGCGCTGGGAGCGAAATTTATCGACGGCGACGACCTTCATCCACGCAACAATATCGTCAAAATGGCCACCAGCCAGCCGCTGAATGATGAGGATCGTCAGCCGTGGCTGACGCGTATCGCCGACGTCATTTTCAGTCTTGAGCAGAAAAACGAGTCAGGTGTATTGGTCTGTTCCGCATTAAAAAAGCGCTATCGCGACCGCCTGCGTGAGGGGAACGCGAAGCTACGCTTCCTGTGGTTGACCGGGGATTATGACTGCATTTTGCAGCGAATGCGCCAGCGTAAAGGCCACTTTATGCCAGAAGCGTTACTGCGTAGCCAGTTCGCCGCCCTGGAGACGCCAGACGCCAGTGAAAGCGATGTTCTGGCCGTCGATATTACCCCCGACATCGCCAGTATTGTCGCTCACTCATTAACGTTACTTCATTCGCAACAACCGCAGAGGATCCCGGCATGA
- a CDS encoding YhcH/YjgK/YiaL family protein, producing MIIDTLTAAAENELYPPVIRQALQAVLQQQPHALPPGKYTVESDNVFFTVVEGHTRPLSEQRPEYHRQYLDIHIVLKGEEIIGAGNKGLPVVEDGHFNTTQDIGFCQAIDSETLIHLYPEELAILFPGELHRPMACLEQGAALRKIVVKIDRALL from the coding sequence ATGATTATCGATACCTTAACCGCCGCCGCCGAAAATGAGCTCTATCCGCCGGTGATCCGCCAGGCGCTGCAGGCCGTGTTACAGCAACAACCGCACGCGCTGCCGCCGGGGAAATATACCGTCGAGAGTGATAATGTGTTTTTTACCGTCGTCGAAGGCCATACCCGGCCGCTGAGCGAGCAACGCCCGGAATATCATCGTCAATATCTCGACATTCACATTGTGCTGAAAGGTGAAGAGATCATCGGTGCCGGGAATAAAGGGCTGCCGGTCGTTGAAGATGGTCACTTCAACACGACGCAGGATATCGGTTTCTGTCAGGCTATCGACAGCGAAACGCTGATTCATCTCTACCCGGAAGAGCTGGCGATCCTCTTCCCTGGCGAATTACACCGCCCGATGGCCTGCCTCGAACAAGGCGCAGCGTTGCGTAAAATCGTGGTTAAAATCGATCGCGCGCTACTGTAA
- a CDS encoding YgdI/YgdR family lipoprotein, with protein sequence MRNNILVASALAATAIMFVAGCSSNQSIKTTDGKTIVTSGKPQVDDDTGLVSYKNAETGRVEQINRDQVKSMDELDN encoded by the coding sequence ATGCGGAACAATATTCTGGTGGCATCCGCACTGGCAGCGACGGCAATCATGTTCGTGGCCGGATGCTCATCGAATCAGTCGATCAAAACAACCGATGGCAAGACCATTGTCACCAGCGGCAAACCGCAGGTGGATGATGACACCGGCCTCGTCTCATACAAAAATGCCGAAACCGGCCGCGTGGAGCAGATTAACCGCGACCAGGTGAAGTCCATGGATGAGCTGGATAACTAA